A genome region from Bacillota bacterium includes the following:
- a CDS encoding Ger(x)C family spore germination protein, whose amino-acid sequence MPWLLLFVLLTTGCWDRVEPDRAAAIIALGLDRGKEQPFRLTAQIAIPRFLAGGVGGGGGGGGGGGGAPQPPFLNQVVEARGVSEAVRMLGEYSPRVVHLGHLQVVVVSEEEARAGLAPLLDYLTSDRETRRVIQLAVSSCPPRDVLEVRTRLEILPGVSLAEVLRRLPETLGLPESTIIRFLRAVHTEGRDPILPVVHRTSAEGKISERPPGAPEEAESRPGPGGEGPRQAPGRSQEGGHGGQATSGGEGEDPVAVRVAGVAVFKGDRMVGTLNELEARGLAWLMGKVQQGLVVVPAPLAGPGPAVLHVAGAQARVEPQLTGGSPSVKVRVRVRAGVLEMLSPTYDMTPEEIDRLEGAASRTIADEITATMRRLQKEFHSDVYGFGWAFYRRYPRLWREDLGKRWERIFPDLPVDLQVKVRIVTSFFTWRSPLGPSR is encoded by the coding sequence TTGCCCTGGTTGCTGCTGTTCGTCCTCCTCACGACGGGATGCTGGGACCGCGTAGAACCCGATCGGGCGGCCGCCATAATCGCCCTGGGCCTGGACCGGGGGAAAGAGCAACCGTTCCGGCTTACCGCCCAGATTGCCATCCCCCGTTTCCTGGCGGGCGGCGTGGGTGGGGGAGGCGGCGGGGGGGGTGGAGGTGGAGGTGCTCCCCAACCACCTTTCCTCAACCAGGTGGTGGAGGCCCGGGGGGTCTCGGAGGCCGTGCGCATGCTGGGGGAGTATTCTCCCCGCGTTGTGCACCTGGGCCACCTGCAGGTGGTGGTGGTTTCTGAAGAGGAAGCGCGGGCGGGGCTGGCTCCCCTGCTGGACTACCTCACTTCGGACCGGGAGACCCGGCGGGTGATCCAGCTGGCCGTGTCATCGTGTCCCCCCCGGGACGTCCTGGAAGTGCGCACCCGGCTGGAGATCCTTCCGGGTGTCTCCCTGGCGGAAGTGCTGCGCCGCCTGCCAGAGACGTTGGGTTTGCCGGAGAGCACTATTATCCGCTTCCTGAGGGCCGTGCACACCGAGGGGCGGGATCCCATACTCCCCGTGGTCCACCGGACCAGCGCGGAGGGAAAGATTAGCGAACGACCGCCCGGTGCCCCCGAGGAAGCGGAAAGCCGCCCCGGTCCCGGTGGCGAGGGACCGCGCCAGGCACCGGGCCGGTCGCAGGAGGGGGGACACGGGGGGCAGGCTACCTCGGGCGGCGAAGGCGAAGACCCGGTCGCCGTGCGGGTGGCGGGGGTGGCGGTGTTCAAGGGCGACCGCATGGTGGGTACTCTGAACGAGCTGGAGGCCCGCGGGCTGGCCTGGCTCATGGGAAAGGTGCAGCAGGGGCTGGTGGTGGTACCCGCTCCTCTGGCCGGCCCCGGTCCCGCGGTGCTGCACGTGGCAGGCGCGCAGGCTCGCGTCGAGCCCCAGCTCACCGGCGGTTCTCCTTCCGTGAAGGTGAGGGTCCGGGTCCGGGCGGGGGTGCTGGAGATGCTCTCGCCCACCTACGACATGACCCCCGAGGAGATCGATCGCCTGGAGGGGGCGGCGTCCCGCACCATCGCCGACGAGATCACGGCCACCATGCGCCGGCTGCAGAAGGAATTCCATTCGGATGTGTATGGCTTCGGTTGGGCATTTTACCGCCGCTACCCGCGCCTGTGGCGGGAGGATCTGGGCAAGAGGTGGGAGCGGATCTTCCCCGATCTCCCCGTGGACCTTCAGGTGAAGGTCCGCATCGTCACCAGCTTCTTCACGTGGCGGTCGCCCCTGGGCCCGTCGCGCTAG
- the argF gene encoding ornithine carbamoyltransferase: protein MAVSMKGRDVVSLADLSREEIMQVVATAEHFKMMAEAGMDARPLVGKTLGMIFHKPSTRTRVSFEVAMVQLGGHALNLTAAELQLRRGETVADTGRVLSRYLDAIMIRTYSHADVVELAAAASIPVINGLTDYSHPCQILGDLLTVKEKKGRLEGVKLAYVGDGNNVAHSLLFGGSRVGMHVVVATPQGYEPDPGVVDRARQFARESGGRVEVVSDPLQAVTGADVVYTDVWASMGQEAEEEQRRRVFGPYQVNADLMARAGSGAVFMHCLPAHRGQEVTDEVIDGPQSVVWDQAENRLHIQKAILALVIEG from the coding sequence TTGGCCGTTTCCATGAAGGGTCGTGACGTGGTATCCCTCGCTGACCTGAGCCGCGAGGAAATAATGCAGGTGGTGGCCACCGCCGAGCACTTCAAGATGATGGCTGAAGCCGGCATGGATGCCCGTCCACTGGTGGGGAAGACGTTGGGGATGATATTCCACAAGCCTTCCACCCGGACCCGCGTCTCCTTCGAGGTGGCTATGGTGCAGCTGGGCGGCCACGCCCTGAACCTGACCGCAGCGGAGCTGCAGCTGCGCAGGGGAGAAACCGTCGCCGATACCGGGAGAGTGCTGTCCCGGTACCTGGATGCCATCATGATCCGTACATACTCCCATGCGGACGTGGTGGAACTGGCCGCCGCAGCCTCTATCCCGGTGATCAACGGGCTCACCGACTACTCTCACCCCTGCCAGATACTGGGCGACCTGCTCACCGTCAAGGAGAAGAAGGGCCGACTGGAAGGCGTCAAGCTGGCCTACGTCGGAGATGGGAACAACGTGGCTCATTCCCTGCTCTTCGGCGGCTCCAGGGTGGGGATGCACGTGGTGGTGGCTACCCCTCAGGGCTATGAGCCTGACCCCGGGGTGGTAGATCGTGCCCGCCAGTTCGCCCGGGAGTCAGGCGGGCGGGTGGAGGTGGTGTCTGACCCGCTGCAGGCCGTGACGGGTGCCGATGTCGTGTATACGGACGTCTGGGCCAGTATGGGTCAGGAAGCTGAGGAAGAACAGCGGCGGCGGGTGTTCGGCCCCTACCAGGTGAACGCAGATCTGATGGCCCGCGCCGGCTCAGGAGCCGTCTTCATGCACTGTCTCCCCGCCCACCGGGGGCAGGAGGTGACCGACGAGGTCATCGACGGCCCGCAGTCGGTGGTTTGGGATCAGGCCGAAAACCGTCTCCACATCCAGAAGGCCATCCTGGCTCTGGTCATCGAGGGGTAG
- a CDS encoding cyclic 2,3-diphosphoglycerate synthase: MGAAGRDFHNFNVFFRENPRFRVVAFTATQIPDIAGRRYPPELAGPGYPDGIPIYPEEELGHLIKLRQAERVVFAYSDVSHEYVMHRASEALALGTDFWIMGPDTTMIRSSRPVISVCAVRTGAGKSQTSRRVADILRSMGKKAVVVRHPMPYGQLDQQVVQRFATREDLDRHRCTIEEREEYEAHIERGNVVFAGVDYAAILREAEKEGDVILWEGGNNDLPFYRPDLHIVVADPHRAGHEVTYHPGEANLRMADAVVINKVDTAVPEAVDTIRRHLNQVNPLATVVEAASPLTVGDGARLTGKKVVVVEDGPTLTHGEMPYGAGVLAARRWGAELVDPRPYARGSIAETHRKYPQVGPLLPAMGYGSEQLRELEETLAAVPADLVVVATPIDLARVITLPRPSVRVKYELQEIGRPNLEDVLGDFFHRRLPRREPLRKKLEPRRLGLRRHVPAF; the protein is encoded by the coding sequence ATGGGGGCGGCGGGACGGGATTTCCATAACTTCAACGTCTTTTTCCGGGAAAACCCCCGCTTCCGGGTGGTGGCCTTCACGGCCACCCAGATCCCGGATATCGCCGGCCGGCGCTACCCACCGGAGCTGGCCGGACCCGGTTACCCCGACGGCATCCCCATCTATCCCGAGGAGGAACTGGGCCATCTCATCAAGTTGCGCCAGGCGGAACGGGTGGTGTTTGCTTACAGTGACGTGTCCCACGAGTACGTGATGCACCGGGCTTCGGAAGCGCTGGCCCTGGGTACCGACTTCTGGATCATGGGCCCGGATACCACCATGATCAGGTCCTCGCGCCCGGTGATCTCGGTTTGCGCGGTGCGCACAGGGGCGGGCAAGTCTCAGACCTCCCGGCGGGTGGCCGACATCTTGCGGTCCATGGGCAAGAAGGCGGTCGTTGTCCGCCACCCCATGCCCTATGGGCAACTCGACCAGCAGGTCGTGCAGCGTTTCGCCACCCGGGAGGACCTGGACCGTCACCGGTGCACCATCGAAGAGCGGGAAGAGTACGAGGCCCACATAGAGCGGGGGAACGTGGTCTTCGCGGGGGTGGACTACGCGGCGATCCTGCGCGAGGCGGAAAAGGAAGGCGACGTCATCCTGTGGGAAGGGGGGAACAACGACCTCCCCTTCTACCGCCCGGATCTGCACATCGTGGTGGCAGACCCGCACCGGGCTGGCCACGAGGTGACGTACCATCCCGGAGAAGCTAACCTGCGCATGGCGGACGCGGTGGTGATCAACAAGGTGGACACGGCCGTGCCCGAGGCGGTGGACACCATACGCCGCCACCTGAACCAGGTCAATCCCCTGGCCACGGTGGTAGAGGCGGCCTCGCCCCTTACGGTGGGGGACGGGGCACGCCTGACAGGCAAGAAGGTGGTGGTGGTGGAGGACGGTCCCACCCTCACCCATGGGGAGATGCCGTACGGGGCGGGGGTTCTGGCCGCGCGACGGTGGGGGGCCGAACTGGTGGATCCGCGCCCATATGCCCGGGGCAGCATTGCCGAGACCCACCGCAAGTATCCTCAGGTCGGTCCCCTTCTCCCCGCCATGGGATACGGGAGTGAGCAACTGCGGGAGCTCGAGGAAACACTGGCCGCGGTTCCCGCCGACCTAGTGGTGGTTGCCACCCCCATCGACCTGGCGCGGGTGATCACCCTCCCTCGCCCGTCCGTCCGGGTGAAGTACGAGTTGCAGGAGATCGGCCGCCCCAATCTGGAGGACGTGCTGGGGGACTTTTTCCACCGTCGCCTCCCCCGGCGCGAGCCCCTCAGGAAGAAGCTCGAGCCCCGGAGGCTGGGCTTGCGCCGCCACGTTCCCGCTTTTTGA
- the amrA gene encoding AmmeMemoRadiSam system protein A, with protein MEGQILVGALAPHPPIVVPEVGGREIRRVVATREALRVLGRTVAEAEPGVLVMFSPHAPPGREGVPLLEAPLLHGDLGMFGAPQVSMEWRVDGDLLAAIAEEAEAREVPTVRLARDRMLRYSGTLLDHGLAVPLYYLRAAGMNCPLVATGISPLPREQLVRFGEAVARAIASTGRRAVVIASGDLSHRLTPGAPAGFDPAGREFDDRVVAALREGDLGALLALDEDLVERAGECGLRPLFMLMGALRDTGLRPRVVSYEGPFGVGYAVATWTSPPSWPVELAFRSLEHYLRHGSVIEPPAQVPEEFGRRAGAFVSLKKAGDLRGCIGTIEPVRVTLAEEIMYNAISAGTRDPRFPPVTLDELPYLDCSVDILEEPEPVEGFGQLDPSRYGVIVRKGRRTGLLLPDLEGVDTAEQQVAIAKQKAGIHPDERDVELLRFRVTRYH; from the coding sequence ATGGAGGGGCAAATCCTGGTGGGGGCTCTGGCTCCTCACCCCCCCATCGTCGTTCCCGAGGTGGGGGGACGGGAGATCAGGAGGGTGGTGGCTACCCGGGAAGCCCTACGGGTTCTGGGGCGCACGGTGGCGGAGGCCGAACCCGGGGTACTGGTTATGTTCAGTCCCCATGCTCCTCCCGGCCGGGAGGGGGTTCCCCTGCTGGAAGCCCCCTTGCTGCACGGCGATCTCGGCATGTTCGGTGCTCCCCAGGTGAGCATGGAGTGGAGGGTGGACGGCGATCTGCTGGCCGCCATCGCAGAGGAGGCAGAAGCCCGGGAAGTGCCCACCGTGCGGCTCGCCCGGGACAGGATGCTGCGCTATTCCGGTACGCTCCTCGACCACGGGCTGGCGGTTCCCCTTTACTACTTACGCGCAGCAGGGATGAACTGCCCGCTGGTCGCCACCGGTATCTCTCCCCTCCCGCGGGAACAACTGGTCCGTTTCGGCGAGGCGGTGGCCCGGGCCATCGCGTCCACCGGTCGCCGGGCGGTGGTGATCGCCAGCGGGGACCTATCCCACCGTCTGACCCCGGGAGCGCCGGCCGGCTTCGACCCCGCCGGCCGGGAGTTCGACGACCGGGTGGTCGCGGCCCTGCGGGAGGGCGACCTGGGGGCCCTGCTGGCTCTGGACGAAGATCTGGTAGAGCGAGCGGGGGAGTGCGGCCTGCGCCCCCTCTTCATGCTCATGGGCGCCCTGCGGGATACGGGACTGCGCCCGCGGGTGGTTTCCTACGAGGGACCGTTCGGGGTGGGCTACGCGGTGGCCACCTGGACCTCGCCCCCTTCCTGGCCCGTGGAACTGGCCTTCCGCTCTCTGGAGCACTACCTGCGCCATGGCTCGGTGATAGAGCCTCCCGCCCAGGTCCCCGAGGAGTTCGGGCGCCGGGCGGGAGCTTTCGTTTCCCTCAAGAAAGCAGGCGACCTGCGCGGGTGCATAGGCACCATCGAACCCGTGCGGGTCACCCTGGCCGAAGAGATCATGTACAATGCCATATCCGCGGGGACCAGGGACCCCCGCTTTCCGCCCGTCACCCTGGATGAGTTGCCCTACCTGGACTGCTCGGTGGACATCCTGGAGGAACCTGAGCCGGTGGAAGGGTTCGGCCAGCTTGATCCTTCCCGCTACGGCGTGATCGTCCGCAAGGGACGGCGGACCGGGTTGTTGCTGCCCGATCTGGAGGGTGTGGACACGGCGGAGCAGCAGGTGGCCATAGCGAAGCAGAAGGCCGGCATCCACCCGGACGAGCGGGACGTGGAGTTGCTCCGCTTCCGGGTCACCCGCTACCACTAG
- a CDS encoding transcriptional repressor, translating to MRDDLETARRKLTEKDFRLTPQRQAVLEALLSHSGQHLSAEDVYALVKKAHPDIGLATVYRALDLLANLEVLQKIDLGDGRARYELGDEEHYHHHLICVRCGRVAEFDIDLLESLEALVFKRTGFEVIDHQVKLFGLCRQCRAAESGGD from the coding sequence ATGCGTGACGACCTGGAAACGGCACGACGAAAGCTGACGGAGAAGGATTTCCGCCTGACGCCCCAGCGGCAGGCGGTCCTGGAAGCACTACTTTCCCACTCCGGCCAGCACCTCAGTGCCGAAGACGTATACGCGCTGGTCAAGAAGGCCCATCCCGACATCGGGCTTGCCACCGTGTACCGCGCTCTGGATCTGCTGGCCAACCTGGAAGTGCTTCAGAAGATCGATCTCGGCGACGGCCGCGCGCGGTACGAACTGGGAGACGAAGAGCATTACCACCATCACCTGATTTGCGTGCGCTGTGGCAGGGTGGCCGAGTTCGACATCGATCTGCTGGAGTCACTGGAGGCCCTGGTCTTCAAGCGCACTGGCTTCGAAGTGATCGATCACCAGGTGAAGCTCTTCGGGCTGTGCCGGCAGTGCCGCGCCGCGGAGAGCGGAGGGGACTAG
- the amrS gene encoding AmmeMemoRadiSam system radical SAM enzyme encodes MKEARFWERADGGRVRCHLCPHRCFLRPGQRGICRVRKNVDGVLYSLNYAQVSSYALDPTEKKPLYHFFPGSYLFSLGSVGCNLSCGFCQNWTISQEESPTVEVLPGRAVELTLSARRQEPRVIGLAYTYNEPSIWYEYVAETAELAKREGLLNCLVTNGFIEEAPLRGLLPLVDAMNVDVKAFRPEFYRKVCKGGRDPVLRTVEAAHRAGCHVEVTNLLIPGYNDSDAEIGQLVDWLAGLSPDIPLHFSRYFPNYRFAEPPTPFPTLDRAAGIARRKLSYVYMGNVWGRGNDTACPQCGHMVLERRGLELTRASLRDQHCPRCGYRLALRGEVFVPAAPRPPSER; translated from the coding sequence GTGAAGGAGGCACGGTTCTGGGAGAGGGCAGACGGAGGGCGGGTCAGGTGCCACCTGTGCCCGCACCGCTGCTTCTTGCGCCCGGGTCAGCGGGGCATCTGCCGCGTGCGCAAGAACGTGGACGGCGTCCTGTACAGCCTGAACTACGCGCAGGTTTCTTCGTACGCCCTCGATCCCACCGAGAAGAAACCCCTCTACCATTTCTTCCCGGGTTCCTACCTGTTTTCGCTGGGCTCGGTGGGCTGCAACCTGTCCTGCGGCTTCTGCCAGAACTGGACGATTTCCCAGGAGGAGTCGCCCACGGTGGAGGTGTTGCCGGGCCGGGCGGTGGAGCTGACGTTGTCGGCCCGCCGGCAGGAGCCCCGCGTGATTGGGCTGGCCTATACCTACAACGAGCCCTCCATCTGGTACGAGTATGTGGCCGAGACGGCCGAGTTGGCGAAACGGGAGGGACTGCTGAACTGCCTGGTGACCAACGGATTCATTGAGGAAGCACCCCTGCGGGGGCTGCTGCCCCTGGTGGACGCCATGAACGTGGACGTGAAGGCTTTCCGGCCCGAGTTCTATCGCAAAGTGTGCAAGGGCGGGCGCGATCCCGTGCTGCGCACGGTTGAGGCGGCCCACCGGGCCGGTTGCCATGTGGAAGTGACGAACCTGCTGATCCCGGGGTACAACGATTCCGACGCCGAGATCGGCCAGCTGGTGGACTGGCTGGCGGGGTTGTCTCCCGACATCCCCCTCCACTTCTCCCGGTACTTTCCCAACTACCGCTTCGCCGAGCCGCCCACCCCGTTCCCCACGCTGGACAGGGCCGCCGGGATAGCCCGGCGCAAGCTCTCCTACGTCTACATGGGGAACGTGTGGGGCCGGGGGAACGACACCGCCTGCCCCCAGTGCGGCCATATGGTGCTGGAGCGGCGGGGCCTGGAACTCACCAGGGCATCCCTGCGTGACCAGCACTGCCCCCGCTGCGGTTACCGGTTAGCCCTCCGCGGTGAGGTTTTCGTGCCCGCTGCACCGCGCCCGCCTTCAGAGCGGTAG
- a CDS encoding TMEM165/GDT1 family protein, whose amino-acid sequence MWRAILSAFLIVLLAELGDKTQLSTFLLAARHRSPWPVFLGAAAALVTASLVAALLGGALGRVIPERVLRLLAGSAFIVLGGLLLAGKI is encoded by the coding sequence GTGTGGCGGGCGATCCTGAGCGCCTTTCTGATCGTGCTGCTGGCGGAGCTGGGCGACAAGACCCAGCTATCCACGTTCCTCCTGGCCGCCCGGCACCGGTCGCCCTGGCCCGTTTTCCTGGGTGCGGCGGCCGCCCTGGTCACGGCCTCGCTCGTCGCCGCCCTGCTGGGAGGTGCCCTGGGCCGGGTAATACCGGAACGGGTGCTGCGCCTGCTCGCTGGCTCTGCCTTCATCGTGCTGGGCGGCCTCCTTCTCGCCGGCAAGATCTGA
- the rpsI gene encoding 30S ribosomal protein S9, with the protein MAVEVRPVYFYGTGRRKESVARVRLTPGAGKILVNGRALDEHFPVYRHRVIVLRPLNVSGTLNQVDVVVRVHGGGISGQAGAVSLGIARALCELDPSLRPALKKAGLLTRDPRIKERRKYGLKKARKAPQFSKR; encoded by the coding sequence ATGGCAGTCGAGGTCAGACCCGTATACTTCTACGGTACCGGCCGCCGCAAGGAGTCGGTGGCGCGGGTGCGATTGACGCCGGGAGCGGGGAAGATCCTGGTGAACGGTCGCGCCCTGGACGAGCACTTCCCCGTGTATCGGCATCGGGTGATCGTGCTCAGGCCCCTCAACGTGAGCGGGACCCTGAACCAGGTGGACGTGGTGGTGAGGGTGCACGGGGGCGGCATTTCCGGCCAGGCGGGTGCGGTGAGCCTGGGCATTGCCCGGGCTCTGTGCGAGCTGGATCCCTCCCTGCGTCCGGCTCTGAAGAAGGCCGGGTTGCTTACGCGCGATCCTCGCATCAAGGAACGTCGCAAGTACGGTTTGAAGAAAGCCCGGAAGGCGCCCCAGTTCTCCAAGCGGTAG
- the rplM gene encoding 50S ribosomal protein L13, which translates to MQKSYLPHKEDVKRRWYVIDAAGKPLGRVAVLAAQVLRGKHRPDFTPYLDTGDHVIIVNAEKVALTGKKLQQKTYFRHSGYPGGVRLVSARDMRAGNPERMMKLAVWGMLPHHRLGRQIIRKLKVYRGPEHPHAAQRPEPLSV; encoded by the coding sequence GTGCAGAAGTCCTACCTGCCCCATAAAGAAGACGTCAAACGCCGCTGGTACGTGATCGACGCAGCTGGAAAGCCCCTCGGCAGGGTGGCCGTGCTGGCGGCGCAGGTGCTGAGGGGAAAGCACCGGCCGGACTTCACACCGTACCTGGACACGGGGGATCACGTGATCATAGTGAATGCGGAGAAGGTCGCCCTCACCGGGAAAAAGCTGCAGCAGAAGACATACTTCCGCCACTCCGGGTATCCTGGGGGGGTGCGCCTGGTGAGTGCCCGGGACATGCGGGCCGGCAACCCCGAGCGGATGATGAAGCTGGCGGTATGGGGGATGCTACCCCACCACCGGTTGGGCAGGCAGATCATCCGCAAGCTCAAGGTTTACCGGGGGCCGGAGCATCCCCATGCCGCCCAGCGACCGGAACCCCTGTCTGTGTAG
- a CDS encoding N-acetylmuramoyl-L-alanine amidase — translation MPGDIAGRFLRLRDVSASRGSGEHTRAGRRRGVAGRGRRLLPGVVWWLPRGTKLLWAAGVAAAGLCWLVAAAWVLGGTPSLGGVLLNRVVVIDPGHGGPDPGAVGPRGELEKDVVLEISRHLARYLTAAGVRALLTRDRDEDLSGLPPEVPDVKAIDLRRRAEIARGARADLFLCIHANATPSPHWRGAQTFYRPNHPDSARLARCIQRELVRVTRRTDRLALPGPKQYVLDNVTMPAVTVEVGFMSNPDEARLLTDPDYQKLVAWAIFLGTARYFAEGERP, via the coding sequence GTGCCCGGCGACATCGCGGGACGTTTTCTTCGTCTGCGCGACGTCTCCGCATCTCGGGGTTCTGGGGAGCACACTCGGGCGGGCCGCCGCCGGGGGGTGGCCGGACGGGGGCGCCGCCTGCTGCCCGGGGTGGTGTGGTGGCTCCCCCGGGGCACCAAGCTCCTGTGGGCGGCGGGAGTGGCGGCAGCCGGGTTGTGCTGGCTGGTGGCCGCCGCCTGGGTGCTGGGGGGAACTCCTTCCCTGGGAGGAGTGTTGCTGAACCGGGTGGTGGTGATCGACCCCGGCCACGGAGGGCCGGACCCGGGGGCGGTCGGTCCGCGGGGGGAGCTTGAGAAGGACGTGGTGCTCGAGATCTCGCGCCACCTGGCCCGGTATCTCACCGCTGCGGGGGTCCGCGCCCTCCTGACCAGGGACCGGGACGAGGACCTGTCCGGCCTCCCCCCTGAGGTGCCCGACGTCAAGGCCATAGACCTCAGGCGCCGGGCGGAGATCGCCCGGGGAGCCCGGGCTGACCTGTTCCTGTGCATCCATGCCAATGCCACGCCGTCCCCTCACTGGCGGGGGGCGCAGACGTTCTATCGCCCCAACCACCCCGACAGTGCCCGCCTCGCTCGCTGCATTCAGCGGGAGCTGGTGCGGGTCACCAGGCGCACCGACCGGCTGGCCCTGCCCGGTCCCAAGCAATACGTGCTGGATAACGTGACCATGCCCGCCGTAACCGTCGAGGTGGGATTCATGTCCAACCCTGACGAGGCCCGCCTGCTCACCGACCCTGACTACCAGAAGCTGGTAGCCTGGGCCATATTCCTGGGCACCGCCCGTTACTTCGCCGAGGGAGAGCGCCCCTGA
- a CDS encoding glycosyltransferase, which translates to MPGWLYLVAVAMYLVFFGLFVRFFIWKRHADRTYWHRRPALSLEMLSREASRLGKELPFVSVLIPARNEADVIGRTIEHMGRLVYPPSRYEVVVITDQKERTARDAMRTPAVAAALASLKREPEPARGGGQGCLLVLGLLVRLGQEYWQPGTRLGRALGWHPSLRLGPREERGLVREIAWGILQHGGAARPGQLMFLVRRAFNGAGPEVARRAYPLYLAAALPVVLAYLHLTGRAVRPVWLRISHTLLPLEGPVSRDVVLSLAGGVARGLVRQMAKRRHGGALPAMLEELVPECFPTTGDVVRACVAALDCRGGPRVRQVEVPYDFDGALGGSCTGHLVPSTKGRALNYALSQLDPSTTLCAFYDAESRPDHRVLMYVAYRWLTDAHPPAIFQGPVFQVRNFYQMGPVCKVAALYQAVAHDWYLPVLFRRLPFVGGTNLVVNHALLRSIGGFDPACLTEDLELGVRAYLEADVWPEYLPYASSEQTPPTVRAFFRQRLRWGTGHLLVMDKVRSEQHYDREKKERLLRTLFLKGQVEWTLYQAATFVPPLFLMLFLTGYLDVNVVPAAVRHVLNVMSLVYVGFTFYTYRRYSPYLDTWCRPGHWLGQVWVWLQLLILPLAAFLFPTPYATALVLKKLGKHPRTWTKTPRTRE; encoded by the coding sequence TTGCCCGGGTGGTTGTACCTGGTGGCTGTCGCCATGTACCTGGTGTTCTTTGGTCTTTTTGTTAGGTTCTTTATCTGGAAAAGACACGCCGATCGCACGTACTGGCACCGCCGGCCCGCGCTCAGCCTGGAGATGCTATCACGGGAGGCATCCCGCCTCGGGAAGGAGTTGCCCTTTGTCAGCGTGCTCATTCCCGCCCGCAACGAGGCAGATGTCATCGGCCGCACCATAGAGCACATGGGGCGCCTCGTCTACCCTCCTTCCCGGTACGAAGTGGTGGTCATCACCGACCAAAAGGAAAGGACGGCTCGGGATGCCATGCGGACCCCCGCCGTGGCGGCCGCCCTGGCCAGCCTGAAGCGGGAACCCGAGCCCGCGCGCGGGGGCGGTCAGGGATGCTTGCTGGTGCTGGGACTGCTGGTGCGTCTGGGCCAGGAGTACTGGCAGCCGGGGACGCGCCTGGGCCGGGCTCTGGGCTGGCACCCTTCCCTGCGCCTGGGCCCCCGGGAGGAACGCGGCCTGGTACGGGAGATCGCGTGGGGTATCCTCCAGCACGGGGGTGCCGCTCGCCCCGGGCAGTTGATGTTCCTGGTGCGCCGGGCATTCAACGGTGCCGGTCCCGAGGTGGCGCGGCGGGCATACCCTCTCTACCTGGCGGCGGCCCTGCCGGTGGTCCTGGCCTACCTTCATCTGACCGGGCGCGCCGTCCGTCCCGTCTGGCTGCGGATTTCTCACACCCTGCTTCCTCTTGAGGGTCCCGTCTCCCGCGACGTGGTTCTGTCCCTGGCCGGGGGTGTGGCCCGGGGACTGGTGAGGCAGATGGCGAAGCGCCGGCATGGGGGAGCTTTGCCGGCGATGCTGGAAGAACTCGTTCCCGAGTGTTTCCCCACCACCGGGGACGTGGTGCGCGCCTGCGTGGCCGCCCTGGACTGTCGCGGGGGTCCCCGGGTGAGGCAGGTGGAGGTCCCCTACGACTTCGACGGCGCCCTGGGAGGCAGCTGCACGGGACACCTGGTACCTTCCACCAAAGGAAGGGCCCTCAACTACGCCCTTTCTCAACTGGACCCGTCCACCACTCTGTGTGCGTTTTACGACGCCGAGAGCCGCCCCGATCACCGGGTGCTGATGTACGTGGCATATCGTTGGCTCACCGACGCGCACCCGCCTGCCATATTCCAGGGCCCCGTGTTTCAGGTGCGGAACTTCTACCAGATGGGCCCCGTGTGCAAGGTCGCTGCCCTGTACCAGGCCGTGGCTCACGACTGGTACCTGCCCGTGCTCTTCAGGCGCCTTCCCTTCGTGGGCGGGACCAACCTGGTGGTGAATCATGCCCTGTTGCGTTCCATCGGGGGCTTCGACCCCGCCTGCCTGACGGAGGACCTGGAGCTGGGGGTGCGTGCTTACCTCGAGGCGGACGTATGGCCGGAGTACCTGCCATACGCCTCCAGCGAGCAGACCCCGCCCACGGTGCGGGCCTTCTTCCGCCAGCGCCTGCGCTGGGGCACCGGCCACCTGCTGGTGATGGACAAGGTGAGGTCGGAGCAGCATTACGACCGCGAAAAGAAGGAAAGGCTGCTGCGTACCCTCTTCCTCAAGGGGCAGGTGGAGTGGACCCTTTACCAGGCAGCCACCTTCGTGCCCCCTCTTTTCCTGATGCTTTTCCTCACCGGGTACCTGGACGTGAACGTGGTTCCGGCGGCGGTACGTCACGTGCTCAACGTCATGAGCCTGGTGTATGTGGGATTCACGTTCTACACGTACCGCCGCTACTCGCCGTACCTGGACACCTGGTGTCGCCCCGGCCACTGGCTGGGGCAGGTATGGGTGTGGTTGCAGTTGCTCATCCTACCCCTGGCGGCCTTCCTGTTCCCCACCCCGTATGCTACGGCCCTCGTGCTCAAGAAGCTGGGGAAGCACCCCCGCACCTGGACCAAGACGCCGCGCACCCGGGAGTGA